A region of Ficedula albicollis isolate OC2 unplaced genomic scaffold, FicAlb1.5 N00405, whole genome shotgun sequence DNA encodes the following proteins:
- the LOC101816546 gene encoding class II histocompatibility antigen, B-L beta chain-like produces MGRVAAAGAGLVALVVLGAPRGAGAELSGVFQFKGWVECHFSNGTEKVRLVQKYIYNREEYLRYDADVGRYEGFNPYGEWNARRFNSNPKWMQYIPSRVDLYCTHSYGCYTPFLVERQVLPSVSISLMPSSSQPGPGRLLCSVMDFYPAQIQVRWFQGQQELSEHVVATDVVANGDWTYQLLVLLETPPRRGLSYTCQVEHVSLEQPLRQRWEMPPDAARSKMLTGIGGFVLGSVFLALGLGFYVCKKSS; encoded by the exons ATGGGGCGAGTGGCGGCAGCTGGGGCCggactggtggcactggtggtgctgggagcccCCCGTGGTGCGGGCGCGGAGCTCTCGG gggtGTTCCAGTTCAAGGGTTGGGTCGAGTGTCACTTCAGTAATGGCACGGAGAAGGTGAGATTGGTGCAGAAGTACATCTACAACCGGGAGGAGTACCTGCGCTACGACGCCGACGTGGGGCGGTACGAGGGATTCAACCCCTATGGGGAGTGGAATGCCCGGCGATTCAATAGCAATCCGAAATGGATGCAGTACATACCGTCTCGGGTGGACCTGTACTGCACTCACAGCTACGGGTGTTATACCCCGTTTCTCGTGGAGCGTCAAG tgctccccagcgTGTCCATCTCGCTGATGCCCTCGAgctcccagcccggccccggccgCCTGCTCTGCTCCGTGATGGATTTCTACCCTGCCCAGATCCAGGTGAGGTGGttccagggccagcaggagctctcGGAGCACGTGGTGGCCACCGACGTGGTGGCCAACGGCGACTGGACCtaccagctgctggtgctgctggaaacgCCGCCCCGGCGCGGGCTCAGCTACACGTGCCAGGTGGAGCACgtcagcctggagcagccgCTGAGACAGCGCTGGG AGATGCCGCCGGACGCCGCCCGCAGCAAGATGCTGACGGGGATCGGGGGCTTCGTGTTGGGCTCGGTCTTCCTGGCCCTGGGGCTCGGCTTCTACGTGTGCAAGAAG AGCTCCTGA